Genomic segment of SAR202 cluster bacterium:
AAATGCCCTCCCCTATTACATACAGTCGCGGAATATCCGCCCTGAAGCTACCCCCAGCGAGGCTGCTCGTCCAAGCCTATGCCCAGGGTGGTCTTCCCCACAATCTCATGCACCAGCGCCGAGTTGGCAGGGTGGAACCGCCCGCACCGCACGTCGCGGTACAGCCGCTCCAGTTCGCTGGCCTTGAACATGCCGAAGCCACCGGACATCTCCAGCGCCAGGTCCACCACCCGCCCCGCGCCTTCGACGCAATGGTATTTGGCCGACACAATCTTCATCGGCCAGTTGTGCCCGTGGTCGACGCCATTGGCCCAGTCCTGCGCCACCTTGTCGATGTGCGGCCCCATGGACTCCAGCTCCAGCGTCATCTCGGCGGCGGCGTGCTGCATCTCCGGATGGTACGCCATGGAGCGCGTGAGTCCCAGGGAAGTGCGCTTCTTAAGTCCCTCCACCGCCAGGTCTCGTGCCCGTAGCGCAATGCCGTAATAAACGTTGGAAAAGCCAATGTCCGCCCAGGCGAAAACACTAAGGACAAACTGGTCCACCGCTCCCGCTGGCAGGACGCGGCCAATATACTTGTCGGGCACAAAGGCCCCGTCGAGAATCGTGTCGTCGCTGCGAGTGGCCCGCATGCCCAGCACGTCCCAGGTCTCCTTGATGCTGTAACCCTTGGCGTCGCGAGGCATGAAAGCGTGGACAATCATGGGGGCATTGGGATTGCTGGCGTCCATGGCGTGAATCCCCAAACGTGTCCACACCGGTGTGAGACTGCCAAAGGATTTGCGTCCGGTGAACTTGTAGCCGCCGGGCGCTTTTTCAGCCTTAGTGGTGGAGAGGAGGAGGGGCAGATCGTTGCCTGTCTCGGCATGGCCGGCGGCAAACACCTCACCCTTCATCGTCTCCCTCAGCATCCGCTCCAGCGACTTGTCGCCGGAGCGCCACAGGTCTGCCGCCACGCCGGTGAAGTAAAAGTGCATGTTGATGGCTAAGGCCGTGGCGGGAGCGTTGTACGCCAGGCGTCGCTGCAACTGGGCCACCTGGGCTACGTTGAAGCCGTAACCCCTAAATTCCGTCGGCACCGCCAGATGAAGATACCCTGCCTTCTTCAGATCGTTGAAGTCGTCTGAGAAGAACTTGTTTTCTCTGTCATAGCTGGCGGCCCTGCTGTGAATCTTCTCTAAAATAGCGTCAGACAGCGTGAACTGTTTAACGGCAACCATGACCTTCTCCTCCATCGCTTGATGTTTGTCCACCCACTCACTCATCCCCACCGGCCCGCATCTTTGCCGATATGAAGAAGGTATAGACCCCAGGTCTCATAATGGCGGTGTTGGCGCCCCAAGCAGGTGCAACAACGCCGCCATTCTTACATAGACACCAGAAAACAATCAATAACAAAATAGGAATAGCAATAAAACTCAATAAATTGCTAATATCTTAGCTGTTTGGACTAACGCGAGGCCGCTGGCAGTAGGCTAAAAAGATAAAGGCGCTCTCAAAGAGCGCCTTAAAATGTCCGGCAGAGCTGCGATGCGCAGGCTACATCTTCTGCGCGTTGTCCAGGTTATGCCAGTACTTGTAACCCTTCCCTGTCCCGTCGACTATCTCGACCTCATGCACGTAGAGGTTATGAGATTCAATTCTTTGCGTGTTGCCGGTGGTCTGGACCACGGCCCCGCCTACAGTCTTGAACTTCTGGCCGGCATCCACCTTTGGTGTCTCTGAATATTTGGCCACGGGCTGCCCTCCACAAAAGCTAGGTTTTTAGTGGTAGACAGAGTAGCAGAGGCGAGGCCGCTTGTGTAGCGTCGCCGGCGGCCGCGTAATAAATCACTTGGATTTAGATTTGACTTCGCCGTTGGACACCTCCGGCGTGCCCGTGTCTATTTGACCTCGCTGCAACCCCTCTTTGGTCTCCCTGGCCAGCGCCTCATAAGTCTTTTTAATCTCGGCCAGCTCCTCCTCCGCCGACTCTTCTATGCCCAGCATAGCGTTATGCGCGCCCTTGGTGGCCCTTATCAGCTCGTCCAGCTTAAGTTGCAGCGCGTCGGTGTCTCGATTTTGTGTGTTCTGGATTAGGAACACCATGAGGAAGGTCACAATCGTTGTGCCGGTATTAATCATCAACTGCCAGGTAGTGCTGAAGCCGAAGAGGGGACCTGACACCGCCCATACAAGCACTATCAGCATCGCGGCCGCAAAGGCCTGCGGGTATCCTGCCCGTCGAGAAGCCCACCGCGCGAATCGGATAAACATGGCTGCTGGATTCATAACCCTCCCTCCTCACCACTGCGGTTTGGCTGCCCTTAGCGACTTCTAATAAAACTTTAGCACAGGGCTGAAAGCCTAGTAACCAGCGTTTTGCCTAAGGTTGCCGCTCTCATGTCGTCGTCAGGTTAGGCAGGCTTAGATGCGTCCAAAATAATAGGCCCCGCTCGGTAACGGGGCCTGAAGCGGGATTTACTTGGGTAACCGAGGGTTACCATCGCTTCAAAGGGGATTCTACTCGCAAGCCCCATATCGTAACCATGCCTTCGGACAAGGGAGAAGGTTTCTATTGACTAGTCCAAATTTTGCCTTGGACTTCGAGGTATCACCCCCATTTTGGCAATCCGCCGTGGGCGCCATGTGCGTATCATACTTGGAGCCAATGAATTTACAGCGAGGTTTTTGCGTGAATGGAGGTGTCGTGAGCACAATACATGACCCGCGAGCGCATCAGGGACCTGAAGGCAACGCCGGCGACCCGCCTGCCCGCCCCAACCCCATCGGGCTTGTGGTGGACAGTTGTCCCCTCTGCAATTCCAGGGGTTACAAAATTGAACTGCACAGCAATCATATCTACTTGTGTGCCTGCTCCTTTGGAAAGAAGCTTCAGAACGGGCTGGCGGAACTGGCGAGAAACAGCGCAAAATAATCGCCTGCGCAACAGTCCAAAAGGCCCTCCCATTGCGCGGAGGGCCTTTTTATTATATTCAGTAAGCCGGAGCAGGTTGACGGTACCCCGAACATCAGTGGTAAACTCCGAAGACCCGCTCGGCGGCAACTCGAGGCCAATGCAGCCCCAATACGCAGGGCCATGATGAAGCCTCACCGTCATCGATATAGGGAATTCTGCTCTGGGGTGTGGAGTGATGAAGGGTACGCGCAGCAGACTTTTGGTATGGCCCGCAGTTTTCGCGGTAGCAGTCCTTCTTTCGGTTCTCATCGCCCAGACCGCCGTCGCGGCATCTACGCCGCCTGTCACCGGTCAGTTCAGCGGCATCGAGCTCTGCCCTCAGTTCATATGCGGCGACGCCATCTTTATCTACCACGGTCCCTTTGAGGTCGACGGCCGGTCCACCCCCCGGGTTCGGCTCCATCCACGCCAACCACGGTTCCCTGCCCGCCCACGGCGGCGACCCCGCGGCTATCCAAGGCGACTGGTATTTGTGGACCTTCCAGGGCAGCTTTAAGGGCACCTTTGCGGGAACCCTGGTCAACAATGGCGACAACACCTTCACCGCCGCCGGCCAGATGACCCTCACCGAAGGCGGCACCGGCACCATCCACGTTGAGGTTGTCCTCGACCACAACACCTTCCCCCAAAAAATAACCGGCGAATTGTCGCAAGAGACCCCCGAGGCCGTCGCCGAGACGGGAGTACAAGAGACCGAGTCCGAGGGGAAGGGCGGACTGTCCTGGCTCCTCGCGCCCCTCAGGTGGCTAAACAACCTCTTTGACTAGGAACCTGGTCAATAAAAAAGCCCCCGACCTAGGTCGGGAGCCGCATATTAGTGAAGTGGAGTACGCTCTGGTGCCGAAGGCCGGATTCGAACCGGCACGGAGTTGCCCCCACCGGTTTTTGAGACCGGCGCGTCTGCCATTCCGCCACTCCGGCAACGATAAAAAGTATAGCACAGCCACGCCTGCGCAGACTGGCCCCTACCCATACACCCCCACCACCACCGCATCGTCCCGATTCGACTCGTCGAAGAACACCACCGCGCAGTTCCGTCCCGCCGTCATCTCCGACGACCCTATGTTCCGCGCCACCGGCACCTTGTACAGCCACACGCTCTGGCTCCCCGCCAGCTGCACCGTCGCCGTGTACGCCGTCGAATTGAACGCCTTCACCACGCCTTTCTTCATCTCCATGCCTAACCTCCCCCTAACTCAATGGTCTGGACATACGCGGGCCGTTCCCCCTGTCCCCTCGCGTACCGCAGCCCCAGTCCCACCACCCGGCGCCTCGACGCCGACAGCCCCGCCCTGGAGTCTGTGACCTCCACCAGGTCGTACAGCTCCTGCCCGCAGTTCACCGCCACGTCGATGCCCCCTGCCGGCTGAAGCCGCTGGCCCAGCCCCAGCAGCGCGTCCCCTCGCTCCTGCGCCTTCGACTGCGTGTCCAGATTAACGTCGTGCGCTTGGAACAGCCGGTCCGCCACCGCCTCCACCTCCGTCCAGTCGAAGGCCTCAGCCATGACGCCTTTACCGTAGACCTGGTATCGATTGTGCGACGCCGCCCCGTTCACGTACCGCCCGCCCACAACGGCGTGCCCGGCGCCATATGCATAATCCACAGGGTCCGAGTCCTGCATATACCGCACCATCGCCGTGTCGCCTCGAAAGAACAGCCTATCCGGCGTCATCGCCAGCAGCCGCGACAACGCCTGCGCGCCACTGGCCCCAGGATGGATAGCGAAGGCCGGCTTGTGCGTCGTAAACGTCGCGCTGGACGACAGCACCGACAGCCCTAAACCCGCCCGCGCCAGGATAAACGCCGCGATGTCTTTAATCGACGCCTCATTCAGGTCCCACGCGTACTGCCGCCGCGCCCGCCATCGTCCCAGCAGCGACCACGCGTCCTCCAATCGAAGCGTCAGCGTCGCCCGCCCCGGCCGGCACTGGTGCTCCAGCGCCTCCACCCAGTAGCTCGGCCCCGACGACACCTCCGCCCCCGACGCCGTCCCATACCCCGGGCTGACCCGCACCCTGGACCCCCTCCGCAGCGACACCAGCCCGCCCGCGCCCGGCGAGTTGTACCGCCCGTCGTCATTGCGCAGCGTCACTGTGCCCCCGCCACTGTCAGTCAAATCGCGCATATCCGCCGACAGCACATCGCCCGTCAGGTCCAGCGCAGGCCGCAGTTCGCCCCGCCACACTCCGTTGGGCGTGGACAGCCACAGGTTGCCGGCGTTGCCCGTAATCGCCACGCCAAAGGCCGTATCCAGATTGAAAGGCGCGGGCTCCCGCCACAGGCAGTCCAGATAGGAGCTGCCCGGCGCGCTGAAGCTCCATAAAGGCCGGTTGTACGACGGCGACCCCGTGGACCGCTCCACCAGGAACAGCCTCGCCACCCCTTGCAGCGACATGAAAGGATTGGTGAAATCGATGCCTGCCGTGGACTCCGCCCGCGTTATCTCCTTCAGCGCCGACCACTGGCCTGACGACACCAGCCCGCCGTCCCCGTACAGCGTCGTCCACACCTTCTTCTCGCCGCTGGCCTCGCCGCACACCGTCAGCAGCCAGTCCTGCCCGTATATCGACGCCATGCCCTTCACCGTAGTCACCGTACCCGAATACGGCCATGCCGATGGATTGGCCCACGTGTCGCCGCCTACGCGCTTCGTCACGTGGACTACATGGTCGTTGGTGGCGTAGAACACCGCCGGCGTCCCGCTGGCGTTCACCGACGCCGCCAGCCACGACACCATGCTCTCCGGCACCGTCAGCACCGTCTTCTCCGCGCTCCAGGACGCGCCGTTGTCGCTGCTCTCCCGGTACCTCATCGAGTTGTCGCTGACGGTGTCGACGTAAAAGATGAACACCGCGCTCCCCCTGCCGCAGAGGACGATGCTGGCATGAGCGCCCGCGTCGTCCAGATACGTCCACGAGTTGAAGTTGCCCCCAGGCCCGGGCGACACGACGCGCTGCACATACAGCCTCTCGTCCGCCGAATCGATCCTCGCCCGGATCAGCGACCCGTCGCCCGCCATGTACGCCGCGTGGTACCACGCCGGCTCGACGCCCGTGTAAAGCCTCGAAAACACCGGGTGGGCCACCCCCGGCAGCGACTCGTCCGCCTCCACCTTCAAGTGCGGCAGCGACGACGCGCTCTTCTGCGCCGCCACTAGCGTTGCCGATAGGCTGCGCATTAAATCCCTCCCTTCAATACCTCACTTTATTGCCTTTAGCTTCTTAATCAGTAATCCCACATCAGTAGTCCCAGTGTGCGCCGCACAGCCGCCGACAAGGCCTATGCCGCACCCTTCAGGGCGCGGTAGGGTGCAACTCTCCATCAAGCGCAGTGCCCCGTTACCTCGTTAAGTCTTATTTAGTTGCGGTAGGGTTTAATCCCCTCGCGCATTACGGCCCCACTACTAGCGACTGGCTGGGCTTGGAATGCGCCGGCCCGTAGAGCCGCTGCGCCCTCAGCGACCCTCGACGGCTCAGCTTGGTCAGCCTCTGATTGAAAAACGCCAGCCGCTGCTGCCCCCACGTCAGGTAGTGCCGCCACACCGCCTCGCCCCCCACGTTGACACGGTTGGTCGCGAAACTGGCCCACTCCACCGCGGCGTAGCCCGCCCCGCCCGCCGCCACCAGGTCCTCCAAATGCGGCGGCAGGGTGGACGTGCTGGCGTCCAGTGCGTGCAGTTTGCCGTAGTACACCTTCACCGCCTGCCCTCCGCTGGGCGTCGAGTCGACCAAAAGCGTCAGCGTGCTCTCCCAAAGGCTGAAGGGCGCGTACACCGGCGGGTACTTCCCCGTGGGATACTCCACCGCCTCAATGTCCACCAGGTTGGTCAGCGACGCGATGGACAGGTCCCGGCTGCCTGCGCTGGTAGTCAGGGTAGCCGTCTGCGCCCTGGGCAGCGCCATGCTGAACTCTCGCACCGTCCTATCGATGTGCCGGTTCAGTACGGTGTTGGTCCAGCGGTAGCTGGCCGAGTCCTCGTCATGCAGGTCCGCGCGTATCCAGTCGCGCATGGTCGTCAGGTCCATGGTATGTTCCCTCCTTTCACTCAGTCTGCCCTCATCAGAGATTCCATCTCCAACTAAGGGCTGGTCTCCAAGGAAAACAAACAGGTTGTCATTCCAAGCTTAGCACCCGTGTACTCATCGGGGCGTAGTTGAGGAATCTGGCCCCACTGGCACCCAGCCACCATCGCTCACAGGGCATGACCATTAAGCCTTCCTCCTTCCCCTCCCGATTATCATCGGGAGGGGAAGGTGCAGGTCGAAGACTCGCCGTGGCGAGATGAGGGTGTAACCCTAGAGGCACAATCCTTTATCACTGCCGCCTTACACTAGTCCCCCCTTCTTCTCCCTCAAAAGTGCCCTAGGGCGGGCTGCTCCCCCTCTCCCCGTTCTCCCCGCCTGCCCCATCCACCCTAATCTCCCCCGTCCCCACATCCACCGCTGCCCCCGACCCCAGCAGCCCGTATCGACGCTCCACCTCCAGCGTCACCTCCCGCAGCCTCTGCCGCGCCAGCCCTGCCTCCACCTCCGCCCGCTGCGCCGCCAGCGACGCGCGTCGAAGCCTGTACAGGTCCTGTGGCGTTAACTTCAAGGCCTTCGCCACGGCTAGACCGTCTGCGCCAGGCTGTTCAGCATCTTGCCGACGCTGTTGGCGCTGTCCTTCTGCCCCTGGCTCAGCCCTGCCCACACGCTCACCGACCACCGCACCCTCGCCTCCTCCTGCCCGGTAGCGTCATCTCGCAATGCGTAGTTGACCTGCAGCACCACCTCCTTCACATCTCCCGCCCCGTCGAACAAAAACGACACCTGCTCTAACCGATGGTCCGACTTATTAATAGCCATAGCTCCTCCTCCCTAGTCATATTTTTGAGACTAATGCCATCCCAAGCGCTCGTACAAAGCTACCGACGGGGCCTATGCCGCCCCGATGTATCGGGGCGGTAGGGTAAGACATACGACCCGCCCCGCTCTCTTACGTCGCAATCAGCCCGTAACTCCTCAGCCTCGCCAGCACCCCGTTTATCGCCGCCCTCGCCTCCGCGTCCACCGTCGCCCCGCCGGAAGCGTCCGCCACCGCCGAGCCCTGTACCACCGGCGTCGCATTGTAAAAACCCAGCTTCTGCGTGGTGGCCGTTCCTATCTTTGTGCCCGTAGCCGTGCCAAGGATAACGTTTTTGCCATCGGCAACAGTTATTTGGGCCGCCCCGCCTATCCTCACCACCTCGTTGTTCAGGTTGCTGTCATCATGGAATACAACTCCCAGGTCAGCGCCTATTCGCAAGCCTGAGCTGTTGCCGTCTATAACCCGACCCTGGTTGCCGCTGGTCCCAAGGTCAACCTTTCGAGCGAAAACCGTCCGCATTCGGATTGTGTTGTTGCCCAGGTCTAGCGCGTCGTCAGAGGATGGAAGCGTGGTTTTCGACAGCGTCACGTTGCCGGCGGGGTTCAGGGTCAGGTTCCCGGACGTGGTGGTGATGGATCGCGCGCTGCTGAAGGCCAGGTCCCGCGCCAGGCTCAACGCCGCGCCGTCGTCCATATACATGACGCTGGCGCCCCCGTCCTGAAAGTCGAAGACTCGCCCCACCCCGCGCTGGTTCACCCTGATCCCCAGCGACGCGTCGTTCACGTCCACCAGCCTTAAATTCCCCAGCCCATCCACACCGCTGACGGGCGCATAGCTTTCCCCTGCAAGTCTAAGGGCCATAATCGCCTCCTTTCTCTTTCATCCTCTCTGCCGAACCGAATAAATTCGATAGCTGTGCTACCAGGTCTCTCACCTCTCTCTTGATGCGTGTGACGCGCATTAAGGGTGGCTTCTGATTTCCCATCTGGTTCTCCCCCTTCGGCCTGGAAGGCGAAGGGGGAGTTAGACGCCGTCCTGAGTATGCCGAAGGAGGGGGTTGTGGTTTCTTATTTCTCTTCCCTTTCCAGCAGGAAGGGGTCAGGGGATGGTATATCGATTAAAAACAGGAGTGTTTTGTTCATCACACATCTTGAGGAGGATCATCAAGGGGCTTCCCTCAGCTCAACGCATAGTCCGCGCTGAGGCTGAACGACGTCCCGCTGAACCCCACCACCTTCAGCCACACCAGCCCGCCCCGCGCCTCCACCGACAGCGCGTGCCGCCCCGTCGACTCAAACCGCCGCGTCGCTCCGCCCCACCACAAGTTCTGCCTCGAGTTCCAGAACAGCGCCTGCACATCCAGGTACACAAACCCGACGCCGCTAATCGTCACGTCCAGCCAGCACTCCTGGTACCCGCCGCAATCGATAGCCCCCGACGCGTCCGCCGGGTCCGAGGCGTCCACCGCCGTCACCCCGCTCCTATGCGCCGCTGGCGCCGTATGCTCAAACACCGCCGCCTTCGGCGCCCCATTCGCATCAATCCTCACATTTGGCATCTTTATGCTCCTTAGTTGTTGTCAAAAGTGCCCCCGTCTCGACAGGGGCAGACCTAATGGGTGGGGATTCTTCATCTGGTCCCCCTCTTCTCCTTTCGCCACACTCAGCCAAGGCTTCGATGGGAGAACGCACCCCTTTCTTCCTTCCTCTCCCTTGATGGGAGAGGATTGAGGTGAGGGTGCTTGATTTTCACGCCTCGTTAATTACCCCTCATCCTAGCCTTCTCCCGCAAGGGGAGAAGGGACCGGATTACGGATTCGCACAGTGCTA
This window contains:
- a CDS encoding acyl-CoA dehydrogenase, producing MVAVKQFTLSDAILEKIHSRAASYDRENKFFSDDFNDLKKAGYLHLAVPTEFRGYGFNVAQVAQLQRRLAYNAPATALAINMHFYFTGVAADLWRSGDKSLERMLRETMKGEVFAAGHAETGNDLPLLLSTTKAEKAPGGYKFTGRKSFGSLTPVWTRLGIHAMDASNPNAPMIVHAFMPRDAKGYSIKETWDVLGMRATRSDDTILDGAFVPDKYIGRVLPAGAVDQFVLSVFAWADIGFSNVYYGIALRARDLAVEGLKKRTSLGLTRSMAYHPEMQHAAAEMTLELESMGPHIDKVAQDWANGVDHGHNWPMKIVSAKYHCVEGAGRVVDLALEMSGGFGMFKASELERLYRDVRCGRFHPANSALVHEIVGKTTLGIGLDEQPRWG
- a CDS encoding low affinity iron permease family protein, with the translated sequence MNPAAMFIRFARWASRRAGYPQAFAAAMLIVLVWAVSGPLFGFSTTWQLMINTGTTIVTFLMVFLIQNTQNRDTDALQLKLDELIRATKGAHNAMLGIEESAEEELAEIKKTYEALARETKEGLQRGQIDTGTPEVSNGEVKSKSK